Within the Melopsittacus undulatus isolate bMelUnd1 chromosome 5, bMelUnd1.mat.Z, whole genome shotgun sequence genome, the region TAAAaacctagaatggtttgggttggaaagcacctttaaagctcatgtagtccaacccccctgcagtaagcagggacatcttcaactagataaCTATATACATGAACTAGATAACTATATAAACTATAGTAACTGATCATAATAGCTTCtattatttgtgttttctatagcttttttcttcattgcaaCCAAATATGGTTGAAATAACAAAAGTATGCGGTCAGATCTGGAGGAGAGGACATGTCTGTCTTCaaaaaaacagagggaaaatgaaataatctcAGCTTTGAAAAGAGAGCAAGCTGTTTTTCCTAAAGAATACTATGTTATTCTCTAACTGGTAGCCTTGCAGTGTTTAGAGTTTTTTCTATAACAGGTTGTATCTTTGAGCATCAGGACTAGAAGCATCATTATGTTCTCTGGACCTGCGCATAGGTCTTCAGAAGATGGCTGTGCATCTGGATTTCTTCAGGCACCTCTACAGACTTGGCTCCAATAAACTGCAGCAGAGGTACAGGCATCCCTGTGTCCCAAGTTGTGATTGTAGCAGAAGGCTCGACGAAGCCTTTCCATTGAGCCTGCAGGTTGGTAGGAGGTGGACTAAATGAAGTTGTGTTGACGAGATGATCATTCAGTTTAGAGTAGTATGTCATCTTTATCTCAGACACTTCAACCTCAGTCATGAGCCCAGCAGCAATGAGGTGCTCTGCATACGTGTCCGGGATACTCTTACGTGATCTGTCAGGGAAGGAAACAAACTGCATACACATTGGGCCTGAAAACAGTAACACTGCAGAACAAGGAAATGCCATCTTACTACTGTCACGTACTgcagaaaactaaaataaagtatgTCCTGGTACATTATACTCATTTACATCAAATTTGCTTTCCTGGCACCTCCAGAAAGATAACAATTCTCTCTTGGATATGTGCtctcctttattttaaaaagtgctctcctttattttaaaaggtgcCTGTAGTTCACAGCTAGAGGTATAAAGAAGCCAAACAAATCCTCCCAGTTAGACTGACTCTGTGCTATCATGTGTATTTGCTTCAGGCAAATTGACAGTAGGATTTCAGTATTAGCTGAAAATCAAGCCATCCATCCCATAAATGCTTCACCTAAAACACCAGAATTCACTGGCCAGTAAATGTTCATGTGCATTTTAACCTGGGGATAAAGAAAGAACCTGAATACATTTAAATACTTGTCAAGATGAGTCCCCATTGGAACCAGCAGAACCAAGCAAAGATGAGACAAACATTGTACTGGCTTCCTGTCCCCTCTTCCACATTATCTACACAGAAGATAATGGGACACACAAGACATCTTTGCCTTCTGATTACTGGAAATCATGAACTTGAAATTCAAGGGCTATCTACAAGACTGCTCCCCAAGAGGCATCAAGCTGTATATTCAAGAACTCCCACCTTAGCCAAGGGCTGCTGACAGTGTAGCTCCACTTGCATAAATACTTGTCAGTAAGGCAAAGAATCTTCATTATACAGACATTCTTATTGTAGGAGCAGGTGTAGGCACAGGTAGGTTTTGGGTTCCCCATCAGGTGATGTTGCCCTTACCTGATGATTTTGTACATGCTGGGGTTTGTGAAGAACGGCTCATCAAGTTCATTGTGGCCCCACTGCCTGTAGCACAGCAAGTCAACTATTACATCCTTGCGGAACTGGCGCTGGTACTCGACAGCCAGTCGTGTGGCACGGACAACTTCTTCAGGATCATCGCCATTCACATGAATAACTGCGCATCCAACAATTTTACCTGCCAGGGAATCAAAACATAACAGTAATTGCACCCAACCCCTTCCAGAGAAAGCTGACATACACCTACTGTGCCAAAAACTACAGACAACTCATGTGCATGTATTTAACAGGAACAAATCTACAAAAGATGCTCTCTGTGACAAGAGCTAGGATAAGCTGTAGGAGTCTCCCCTGAGAGAAAGTGCAGTTAGTTCAAACTGTTGTACTTGTGATAGTTTGAGCACAACTTTTTTACCAGCACTAAATTCCCCTACACTTTCTCTACACAGTTCCTTCATCTTATTAATATGCATGGAGTATGTGGGGAATTggagttttgtttccttcttatCCTGATCTATCACTACTCTGAATtcaaagctggagagggacttttgacaagggcatatagagataggacaagggggaatggctttaaattggaagaggatagatttagatattaggaagaagttcttccctgtgatggtggtgaaacattggcacaggttgcccagagaagctgtggctgcctcattcctgacagtgttcaaggccaggttggacggggcttgaggcaacctgctctagtggaaggtgtctctgaccatggcagggggttggaactggatgagcttcagggtctcttccaacccaaaccattctgtgattctatgatgattctatgaatctgaTTCAACTATACATACCAATATCACTACAGTACAGAGATGATCTTCCTCTCTCTGGAGGAGTAGTATAGCCCAGCTGGTTATTAACAATCAAGTGGATGCTCCCACCAACTCTGAAATGTGGTAGATTAGAAAGGGTCAGTGTTTCAGGAACAATCCCTTGcccagaaaaagcagcatcacCATGAACCTACATTAGGGGAAGAAGATGCAAAAATCTCATTAGAAAACACTggggaacagaaaaacaaatccaTAACTCATTAAGACAGACCTTTTAAGTTGAGCAGGTAGAACAGATGCAGTTTCAGCTAGATGCACTTCTTAACCCCTTTCAGACTTCCATTTTAATGATTTAAGAATTTACTTAGGCTTATTGCTAACACAAGGTCATAGCAGTCAACATCTGTACATGACTGCCTTATGTAATCCCTGCCTGGAGCTGACCTATAATCTGTTGTAGTTGCCCCACCAGTATATAGGTGACTGCAAGTATCGTGGCtacagcaaagctgcagcattCAGTAGCAAGTCACTGACCACTGAATGAAACAGGGCCAGTCACCACAGCATTCACTACATGCTTTGCTTGAAAGTTAAATGCTGGTGAACTGGGACTAATGCCTACTCCCACCTGGTGGTAGCTCTTCTcccatttaatttaaaaggcaGTTAGCTGTGGTGGCTTACATGCAAAAGTGGTCTGTGAGGAAAAGCACATGTGGTTCTCAATGCAgagtattattaaaataaaggaaggTAGCAAAATCAGTTCTGAAAACCTTGAAGTAGAATTGTTTAAATGCCAGTGTCATCACACATGTCACCTGGAAATCTTCCTCACCCCCCTCTTTCTCCACAAAGGTGATCCCCGTTCTTGATACTCTACATTAATTCACTTTTGACTGATATTTCTATATACACCACCTCCTTTCACATGCTAGTCCAGGAAGTCTTACAAAGATCAGTTACAAATCATAAGCAAAATACCTGCAGGCAAATAACTTTGTCTCCAGGCTGTGCAGAGCTCTCTGGGGAATAATCTCCATCAAGCAGAGTCTGTTGCCTTCCTCGTGTCTTGCCCATGGCCACTGGATTGATGGCTTCTAAATGTGAGGGGTTAGGTAGCAAAGTGACATGCACAGGCCTGTGGGAACCGAAGTCAAGATCTACAGAAGACGTCAGGTGGGAAAGAACATCCCCAATGGCTGCAGAATTCTCTGGGAATTCACTCAAACCACGCATCTTCCGGAACATGAGCTGCATGGAAACACATTTGgttaaaatgccttttcagaTTCATTGACAcattgaaagaaaagcatttgtagGACCTACTCCTGAAATAGCAGGGTGCTTCTGGTAAGAACACATAAATCCCTTCATTAGAGTTCTTTTAACAGTCTCCTGCAGACATTTGGCTGAAGTGCTGACAGGAGGGGAAAACACTCTCACACAGCTAATTTTTATTACTCCAGCATTTGCAACATGACAAACTTCtggagttttattttattgcaaataaacctgaaataaaacaactgCTAATGAGATTATAAATCTTTACCTCAGGTGGAAGATGAAGTAAACCTGTGAGAAGATTAAGTCTTCCACGATGAGGCATTCCAAGAATGATATCTGTCACCCCACTGTATGCACACATCTTGAACAACTCATGGAAGAAACCCATCATGCTCTCTGCTCCTTCACCACCATAACGCTTCACAGTGGCAAACTTTGTAGCTAAGAAGTGATCAAATTCCtattaaaaccaggaaaagtTCAGCATTAGGCTATTTTAAGCAGTAGTCTTCTGTTTATAAAATTGAAATATAATGTTTGTACCTTTAAGGCATTCAAACCTAAGCACTCGCCTAGAAAGTCTCAGCTCATTCTCCACCCACACAGTCTAAGAGCAGAAGTCATGATGACTACAAGAAATCAGTGCTTCTCTTCTCTTGAGCAGAAAAATGTTGGATTGAGGACTAAACTTTCTCTATCTAACATGGAAGGAGATGCATGAACAAACACATCACCAGAGCAATTTACAAATTTCTTGATAGTTTAGCTATTTTAGGTCAAAATTAAGGAATGGTATTCTTTTACAGTATAGACCTTAACTATCCTGAGATGCAAAGAGCTGGGAAGCACAACTTTCCAGTTGATTACTAATAGACACAGTCCTTGGTACACAGGTTGAAGTATgcttgagagaagaaaaagaaaccaatcCATATTTACATCATCTTCCCCTCACTTCACTCCACGCATCTACTCCTAGAGAACTCTCTAAGTGACAAAGTTTTGGAAGCACTGGATGTGTCTGTAGTGTTTTACAactgaagactgaaaataaacGAAGTCTGTAAGCAAAGACTCTGCCACAACCAAAGATCTGAGCCAACTGCTCAACACCTTCTACTTAAGCAACATTTAGTTCTAAGGAATAATGTATACAAAACTAATCACACATAGAAGCAGTTTTTCCTGTCAAGGTTAAATTCTCCACTTTAAGTATATTTCTGGACATACTGAAATCAAAATAGGGCTCATCAAGGTCCCAGTTTCAACATCCTGTGTCACCCTCAAGTTCCTCCAACTGCCaaagaggcaagaaaaatacaaaatgtgccATATATTTCTGTTTAGTCATTGGTAAATATTATATTTAACACTCCTTCCACTTGAAAAACTGGaaacagggacaccttcacAGATCCTGCTCTTCCACCTTTCCATCCTTCTGGATAACACAGGgaaaagggggtgggggggcagaaagaaaaatattcacacTACAGAAGcattgaaataaattttctcTAAACATTTTGCAAGTACGTAAATTTCACTTCCCTACAGAATGCATTGAACAAATGCTCCTTTGCAGAAAAACACCTTTACCAGTGCTACACGGCTAACACCTCTGTCCAACTCTGTTTTGTTCTCCCAAAACCTTAAGAGACGTTATACTATAAAGGTAGTATACAGATTATCATGAgggtgaaaggaaaacagaacagccACATGAAAGCACAAGATGTCACAGAGCTCTGCCCAACCTTCCCTTCCCAGCAGTAACATTTAATATAAGCTGTCAGATCAGGCTAAGATAATCTCACTTTTGAAGACTGATTACTCATGGATTTGGAGGGCCATTATTTGTGTCTCTGGATGATAAAGACCATGTGTTACAAGAATCCATATTACACACAGTACATGTTCTAATTAGTTCTAAAAGCCTTTGGGGTTTGGAACTGgcttgaaatattttcctagaAATAATTTCCAAAGTAATCAATACAAACCAAAAGGTATCACTATTTGTTTCAATAATGGGTGCTAAGCAGGTACAGCAACAACCTCCACTAAGTGCTATACACTGCATTTGCGTATAGCACTTCTTCAAGCAAAACCTTGTACTTCTCCTCTTGCACACACTGTCGAAGCCTTTCAGGACAGTGACTGTTCTTTTCCTGCATGAATAATGTCTGGAGCAGTAAAGGGCTCATGACAAACTTCACGACTATCACAATCCAATAGTAGTGAACAAGGCACCTGGGACTCCAACATCAGTTTGCACAAGTGTTTCTTCTCTTCAGGTGTAAATGCTTCTTGTTTTAGCTCTTCAAACCTTTTAGCAAACCATTCTCTCTCCACCAAAGTTGGAAGCTGGCTTGTTTCTATGGAAATATGCCCACAGAATACATGGTCAAGGTAAGCCAACACATCCTCTAGGGAAGCCTCTTCTTTTCCCATGTTTAGAAGCCCTGGtgggaaataaatgtttttagctctttgggggaggagggagaagcacTGAGACCAAAACTGTTGTCCTGCAATTACATTAACATTTTGAGTGTATAAATTAATGtcttgtcttccttttcttcacttaaaaacaaaactcaaatcATTTTATATGCACACTTCAGTGTTACTCAGATGAGGGTCTCTTGCTTATTTATGAGTAAGGTACTCAAAATCATGAGCTAAATTATGCTTATTTATGAGTAAGATGCTAAAAATTATTACGAGTAAAGTGCTcaaaatgtctttctgaaaGAGTTTAACATGAATGACACAAAGCCCCTGTTTGTGTGACTCAGTACAGCACTCAGTACCTCATGGCTCAGACAGATGAGTTCCAATCCAGGTGCATCACAAGTACATAAGCACCTGTTTTgcagatggagaaaataaaacacagagagaGACCCTCCTTGTTCAAGGCCACAGCAAAAATCTAAGAGATCTAAGAAAAGACAAGTTTTGACTTCTGCCCCAGTGCCCTGACAGCTTCACTACAGTGTTAAGTATTATAGTAGATCACAGAATATTACAGCAACACAAGAAATTAATGTATAACTTCAGGAGCTGTAAGAACAAGAACAAATTTTCATGATTTCCAAAGATGCTAGAAGGTAGCCACTCATTACACTATTTCTGCAACATATAAATAAGCTGAAGTTCACAATTTTCAGTCCAACAGTTCATTACTGATTGAACCACCACTCAATATTTGGCTGTTCTGCAGAGGCCATGGCCTCTCAATAAATCACCCCTGAAGAGAACATGCTGTGCTAAGGCTGCAGACATACCTGTAGTAATGAGAGGCCCCTGAAGAACATCAGCCAGTTTCTGGATTTCAGGTACCGCGTTCATAACAGCTTGGCCAGCAAACAGTGGGTTTATTTTGGCTGCCTTGTGGCCATGTTCAGCGTATGCAGTTATTAAACGAGCAAGAGCATGGtcaactgaaacaaaaagaaagcagaacagtACCACACACGTGCTCATATTTCATCCATTTACAGCACGAACACAGGAGTAATCTGTCCACTGATAATCGTCAAGATTCTGTCTGCAAAGAAAGTTCTTCTAAGCAGTTTTCACCTTATCACCCCACAACAGCTCCCATCAAACTGCTAAATCTGCTCACCCATCCAATTCTCAAGTGAGTGCACTGATTTCCTGATTTCCCCCACAGCTCCCCTCACAGTTAGGCTCCTGAAAACATATGCAAAACTActtcattttcatagaatcatatcatagcatcccagactggtttgagttggaagggaccttaaagctcatccagctccaacccctgccacagacaggaacacctttcactagagcaggttgctccaaaccccgtccaacctggccttgaacactgccagggatggggcagccacagcttctctgggcaccctgtgccagtgcctcagcaccctcatagtaaagaactgctttcttatatctaaccttaatctcccctcttccagtttaaagttCCCCCTTGCCCCATTCTTacttgcccttgtaaaaagcccctctacagatttcttgtcagcccctttaggcatcggaagctgctctaaggtctccctgaagcctttcattctccaggctgaacaagcccaactctcagcctgtcttcatatgatcATCCATAGGAAGTTTGCTTGGAATCTCTTTACAACAGGTACGTCCAACTTGAGAATGGTACACTACCAGTCTGCAAAGTCTTATTTCCTCAACCAACTCCATCATACCACTTAGGCTTTCCTGTTCCTTGCTGACAGGAGGATAACAATGTTAACAATAAGCCAGGTCCTATGAattcaaacaacaaaaaaagcctgCATCTTCAGGAGCCACCACCCGACAGCACATGCATGTGCTGAGCCAGACATACTCAAAACTCTAATTTGCAGACATGTCTTTCAACACACACCAGCAACACACAGTTACAACCATTTCACATCAATGTCAAAAACAATACTGATATACGCAAAACTCAACCAACTGAAAGGTCATGtacacagtgctgctgtcatAGAGCACATGTCACAGACCAGGTCGATAAACTGTACATCAGTCATAGCAAGAATCTGCTACAAATCAATGATATGACCCAGTTAATAAAGCATTTCTAATGTCCATGCTGATAAAAAAAGTGTGCTGACTGTATTGGGTCTGAAGACCTTCATTTTCCAAATCAATGTGATTACTGAGACCACTTAGTTATTTCCCCCATACTAATATTCCTGTTTCTGGCACTGCTATTACATTCACACAGTCAGCCTGTTCAAATCTGGTCCTTTTTGCTAGCAGGTTCCACAATTTAAGAGCAGAACCTTTTCATCTCCCACGTGCCAACAACACCTTATCAGCAAGAAAGTTCTTtaaagcaactgaaaattatGATTTAACAATATATTAACCCTTTGCATGCTTAGCAAAGAGGCTGCTTACAGATGGGACTCAGGTCCAGGAGATAACAAACTGCTTGCACTCCTACTTGTATGCAACTGGCATAATTCCTACCAGAGCCTCCTGAAGTGTTAATGCAGGGATGACACTCCTACCCCTGAGACTTTTCTGcttgaagttatttttctacTATAAAACTGAGCTGAAAGCATCAACAGGAGACAGTTATCTGTACTCAGCAATTCAAATACTCAGCTAGTTCAAGCACCTCagtgggctggagcagctctgctctggagccaggctgagagagctgggctgggtcagcctggagaagagaaggctccttagggggagaccttagagcagctccagtgcctgaaggggctacaggaaacctggagaggggcttgggacaagggcctgtagggacaggacaaggggaatggctttaacctgacagaggggagactgagatgagctcttaggcagaagctcttccctgtgagggtgctgaggcgctggcacagggtgcccagagaagctgtggctgccccatccctggcagtgttcaaggccaggttggacacaggggcttggagcaacctgctctagtggaaggtgtccctgcctgtggcaggggttggagctggaggaggtttaaggtcccttccaacttgaatCACTCTTGGATTCTATTCatataaacaaagaaaaccacaggGGCATGGTACGGGTACTGTTATGAGCAGTAAAACTCCAGACGAGCCCATGACTTGGTTAACTCCCGCAGCGGGTGCACTCACATTCAGTTCAGCCCCTGGAGCTGGGCTTGCTATCACCAGGCTTCCAGGGAACCAGCGCAAGCGGGCCGGATCCAAGCGCCCCCAGCCCCCTAAGTACAAAGCGCTTCAAACCGAAAGTTCAATCCCCTTGGAGCTGGAGCCCTTCAGGGTCCGCGGGGCCGTCGCCTCCCTTTGGCGAGCATGGGGCTGCCCAGCGGAGCCCGACCCACCCTGTGGTAACCCGGCTCCCTCCGAGCCGCGGCGGGACGAGCGGCACCCCGTCCCCGGGGCATGCCCTGCCGCCCTCGCCTCAGCGCAGTCCCGGTGGGAAGGGAGATGTGGACGGGGGTGTCCGACCTGCTCTGCCGCTCTCCGCGGCACCGCGCAGCTCTACCATCCGCCTGCTGACCGCTTTCCGCGGCTTGTAGCCGTAGACACCGCGCTCAGTGCGGTACCAACGCCTCAGGCCGCCCCGCCACAGAGCGCAACGCAGAGACCCCGCTGCCGCCATGGCTGCCCTCAGCCAaccgccggccccgccgccgccaccaCCCCCGAGAGAGGTGGAGCCGCCGCTTCCCGCCCCGCGCCCGCAGCCTGAGGGGGCCGGTCCGTGTGCACGTCCTCCGGCTCTGACCGCCCAGGTGCTTCTTGGAGCCTTTCAGCACcttagaatcctagaatcacagaatggtttgggctggaaaggaccttaagatcatccagttccaacccctgccatgggcagggacacctcacactaaaccatgtcacccaaggcttcatccaacctggcctttaacactgccagggatggagcaactGGTCAATTAATTCTCCACCACTGACTTAGTGACTTAAAGATTCACATGGTGGAAGCAAAGATACCATTAAAATAGGTGTAGCTGCTAATTAGATATTCTTTTTGTGGTCCAGCTCACTGCTGCCAGCCAAAAGCATTTCAGCCACACAGGCAGTGGTAGCTGCACTCAGAGAAAAGGACACGCTTCATTTTGGGAAGGAGTAATACCCCTTTGAACTCTCCAGAAATCAGAAGAGCCATGGAATATGCTGCAGGCTCAGGCAAGCAGAAAAGCTTGTAAGATATATTCAAGACAGCTCAGTTCGCTGCTACCAGACCCACAAGCACTGGGAGTTGTTCTCTCCAGCCTCTGCACCTACAGCCCCAGGTCTGAAGGATTCGAGCACAAACTGGTGTTACCTGCTGCATCAACTGCACTGCTGTAAATAAAGCAGCACAGGGATTAACTTGAGCTGAATATATAGCACAGCAGTAATTACTAAATTGAGTGGGGAGTAAGAATATCTAACCTGTTGAATTTACTGCTCCAAGTTGAGAGGAGATTCAGCACCAGCTTTTTACTCCTTCTCATCTAGAGCCTATTTACAGGTTTCTGATTtacagggagaaaggaaggtaaAACTGACACAGGTGAAAACTCCAAACTCCCCCCACAGTTCCCAAGGAGTAATCAGCAGGCCAAGATCACAGCACTCAAGAAAAATGGGAAGCCTCCCCTCTCCACATGCAGGCAGACTCACCTTGAAACCTGTGTTACTGATGTACTCAAACACCAGAGCAGGGGTCTTTGACACTGGATCCTTGACCTTCAGGAGCGTATTCCAGCATGTCCCATCGAAAGTGCCTAAACTTCCTATGAAACGCTCTCCTGAAATGTATCACAGCTTAATCCTCAGTGTATGGTATGCTGGGGAGAGGTTAGATTGGGAAAGACATAATAACCTCATCTCCTCTGGAAAATCTACCAAAAAGAAGGCATGAGTTATAGAGAAACAAAGTTTTAACAAAATCTAAAAGCTTCATCTAAAGATTTCAGGTGCCTGTGAACCATTTCCAAACATGTGAATCAGAGCTCAttgagtcatagaatcccagactggtttctgttggaagggaccttaaagcttatccagttccaaacccctgccatgggcagcttATCAGgtcaccctgtgccagtgcctcagtgtaaagaatttcttcctaatgctTAATCTCAGTCTCCCTCTTTCAGgttaaagctattcccccttgtcctgtccctacaggcccttgtagAAAAGTCTCGCTCCAGATTTCTTGCtgcctctttaggcactgggagcttcTCTAACATCTCCCTAtggccttctcttctccagatcaCAGAAGGACCATGAACAACCACAGGAGGACCAGAAAGTCACCAGGAATAGTCAGCATGGCCTCACCATGCTTGACCAGCTAACAAAGTGACTCGCCTAGAGGGGAGGGCAGTCGGTATTGTCCACTTGGACTTCAGTAAGGCCTTTGACATTGTCTCCCGTAAGATCCTTATAGACAAAATGTGGAGGTATGGGTTGGATGAGCAAGTAGTGTGGTGGATTGAAAACTGGTTGAATGGCTGGGCTCAGGGAGTGGTGATCAGCAATGCAAAGTCTACTTGGAGGCTAGAAACTAGCAGTGTATCCCAAGGGTCTGTAGTGCATCCAgtcctgtttaacatcttcattaatgatctggatgatgggGGCAAAGTGTACCCTCAGAGCTTGCAGATGTaacaaaactgggaggagttaTGATACATGAAAGGGTATCCCTCTTGCTGTCATCCACGGGGACCTCAACTTGCCCGAGAAATGGGCCAAAAGCAGTATCATGGAGTTCAAAAAGAAGTGCAAAGTCCTGTGCCTGGGGAGGAACAACCCCATTCACAGAACATGCTGGGGATCCTGGTGGACACAAGGTTGAAGaggagccagcaatgtgcccttgaTGCAAAGGAGGCAAATGGTATCTTAGGCTGCAAGTATTGCTAGCAGGTCCCCTGTACTCAGCATTGATGAGGCCACGCTTGGCTTCACGTGCacccagttctgggctcctgaGTACAAGATAGAAATGGACATATTGCAGAGAGTCCAAtgaagggccatgaagatgacgAAGAGATTGCAGCACCTCAGACATGAGAaagggctgagagagctgggactgttcagcctggagaaaagaaggctcagggaatTTTATCAACctatataaatacctgaagagAAGGTGTgaagaggatggagccaggctcttttcagtggtacccagtgacaggaccagaggccaTGGGCAAAAACTGAAACTCTggaggttccctctgaacatcaggaaacactttgtCATTGTCAGGGtgaccaagcactggcacaggttgcccagggaggttgtggagccTCCATCCTTGGAGAGATTCAAAAGCTGTGTGGACATGGTCCAGGGTTACTGGCTGTAAGTGGCGTGCTTGAGCAGTACGTTAGACCAGATAACTTCtggaagtcccttccaaccccaaccatccTGTGGTTCTGTAAACTTTGTGTGAATGCAGGCCTGAGAAGTGGGAAGAACACAGGCAAGTTGCCTTTCCATAGGTCTGGTTGTGCTCATGAATCTATTTTGTAGACTGCCTTCACAACAAGGAATTCAAAgagtatttttccttccaatCAAACCATAGTTATATGCTTTAGGAACAGGTGGAACTGGATTTCACAACTGAATTGATTATGACAACTCATTTGGTCTCGAATTTAATGATATTCACAGTTCCTACAGAGGGGCCACTTGTGTTCCTTGAGGGCTGTATGGTTGTTTTTATGCAGATTTATAAAAGTCaatttgggagaaaaagaaaagttgatGACCTTTAAGACAAAAAGATACAGCCATAGAAGGACAGCTGACGTGGCCAACAGAATAAAGCATGGTAGAACTGACTTCACACATCGATTGTTTTCAAAGAATTTTAGAACAAAGGAACCTTGAAAAGAATGTTGCACCATTACATGATTTTGTGAAGGTCACAgtagagaggcagaaaaagtgATATGGTTAAATATCTCCATTCTGTGCttggagaaaaagacaaatgttgTAGGCAGATTGCATGATGATGAAATACATTTCCACAGCTCTTACGCAAACAGCAGTCAAATAGCAGGTATTGATGTGGGTTTGCATTCAACCAGATAGGTAGTTGAATATTTCCCAATTAGCACTGATAGGAATAGgattaaacattaaaaacctCCCAAAGTTACAAAAGACTAAATGAAATTATTCAGTCACACAATGCGAATCTCAGAGTAGTAGTGGGCTATTTGCAT harbors:
- the DHTKD1 gene encoding 2-oxoadipate dehydrogenase complex component E1, yielding MAAAGSLRCALWRGGLRRWYRTERGVYGYKPRKAVSRRMVELRGAAESGRAVDHALARLITAYAEHGHKAAKINPLFAGQAVMNAVPEIQKLADVLQGPLITTGLLNMGKEEASLEDVLAYLDHVFCGHISIETSQLPTLVEREWFAKRFEELKQEAFTPEEKKHLCKLMLESQEFDHFLATKFATVKRYGGEGAESMMGFFHELFKMCAYSGVTDIILGMPHRGRLNLLTGLLHLPPELMFRKMRGLSEFPENSAAIGDVLSHLTSSVDLDFGSHRPVHVTLLPNPSHLEAINPVAMGKTRGRQQTLLDGDYSPESSAQPGDKVICLQVHGDAAFSGQGIVPETLTLSNLPHFRVGGSIHLIVNNQLGYTTPPERGRSSLYCSDIGKIVGCAVIHVNGDDPEEVVRATRLAVEYQRQFRKDVIVDLLCYRQWGHNELDEPFFTNPSMYKIIRSRKSIPDTYAEHLIAAGLMTEVEVSEIKMTYYSKLNDHLVNTTSFSPPPTNLQAQWKGFVEPSATITTWDTGMPVPLLQFIGAKSVEVPEEIQMHSHLLKTYAQSRVRKMEEGKKLDWATAETLAFGSLLCQGFNVRLSGQDVGRGTFSQRHAMLVCQETDDTYIPLNHMSPDQKGFLEVSNSPLSEEAVLGFEYGMSIESPKLLPIWEAQFGDFFNGAQIIFDTFISGGEAKWLLQSGIVILLPHGYDGAGPEHSSCRMERFLQMCDSSEEGVDGDQVNMSVVHPTTPAQYFHLLRRQMVRNFRKPLIVASPKVLLRLPAAVSSVEEMAPRTTFKPVIGDSSVDPKSVTRLVLCSGKHYYALVKQRETLGQQQHNVAILRLEELCPFPLEALQQELGKYSRAKAFIWSQEEPENMGPWSFVSPRFEKQLGLKLCLVSRPPLPAPAVGIGTLHHQQQEDILTKTFI